A single window of Eucalyptus grandis isolate ANBG69807.140 chromosome 1, ASM1654582v1, whole genome shotgun sequence DNA harbors:
- the LOC104457049 gene encoding transcription factor TCP4-like produces the protein MEAMKTPAGGETVKVRGSGHVPRSGAGRKDRHSKVHTAKGPRDRRVRLSAYTAIQFYDVQDRLGFDRPSKAVDWLIRKAKPAIDRLTGLPPFHPVPTHPNHPLQETLTPVPHNNNGSSSFFLDSFFPVSSTTSSFNFHDQDLGLSLHSFQEPGSGLIHAHHHLASSMQGETPTVSHVASGDLLGFDESNYQRMMGWNRAGGSELTFFMDSQQEHQEPHEVEAFSHQRGALQSSPDMALQPQPQPHPPLGGYVNDELAMGEHM, from the coding sequence ATGGAAGCAATGAAGACTCCCGCTGGAGGAGAGACGGTCAAAGTCCGGGGCAGTGGCCACGTCCCCCGCTCGGGGGCGGGGAGGAAGGACCGCCACAGCAAGGTGCACACGGCCAAGGGCCCCCGGGACCGTCGCGTCCGCCTCTCGGCCTACACTGCCATCCAGTTCTACGACGTCCAGGACCGCCTCGGCTTCGACCGCCCCAGCAAGGCAGTCGACTGGCTCATCCGCAAGGCCAAGCCCGCCATCGACAGGCTCACCGGCCTCCCTCCCTTCCACCCTGTCCCAACCCACCCAAACCACCCACTCCAAGAAACGCTAACACCGGTGCCTCATAACAATAACGGCTCCTCCTCGTTCTTCTTGGATTCCTTCTTCCCAGTGAGCTCCACAACGTCGTCCTTCAACTTCCACGACCAAGATCTTGGCCTCTCCCTTCACTCGTTTCAAGAACCGGGCTCGGGTCTGATCCACGCTCATCATCACTTGGCATCATCGATGCAAGGAGAGACGCCGACGGTGAGCCATGTTGCAAGTGGCGATCTCTTGGGGTTCGACGAGTCCAACTATCAAAGAATGATGGGTTGGAACAGAGCAGGAGGAAGCGAATTGACATTCTTCATGGACTCGCAGCAAGAGCACCAAGAGCCCCACGAGGTGGAGGCGTTCTCGCATCAGAGGGGTGCCCTTCAGTCCAGCCCCGACATGGCTTTGCAGCCCCAGCCACAGCCGCATCCGCCGCTTGGTGGTTATGTTAATGATGAGTTGGCGATGGGCGAACACATGTAA